The genomic segment TATGCAAAAGAGTTGGTTATGGTGCAATGTGTAACCATGCCATCTGCCATATATCTACCTTAGCAGGATGAGGTGTTGGAGCAGTGGAAAGGCAAAGCCTGCAAATGTGATTGTCAAGGGGAGCCCAACTCGATCTGGTCGAGCAGAACCACAATGATGGAATGCATGCCAGGTGAGGTCTCCAGTCTGTGCACTTTCAGATAAACACATTTCCACGTGTCTGGTGGACCAGACTTGTTTTAAAATAACTCATTGTACTAGTATAATGTTCTATCAGTATAAGAACAAATCTCATCTATTCCTTAAGATAAAATAGTTCTTACATTTTGAATTACCATGGAGAGAACTTATTCAGACTGTCTTAATTCATTCACTCTGCAATGATTGTATATGAATTAGCTTCATTATAAAAGGGGGACTGGTAAACTGGTGGTGGTTGTCCCCATGTTTTATTATCGTTAATATTTTTGACAAAAGCTGTGTTTCGTGTATGACTGTTCTGAATAATGGTTAAGGTGGCGTCATAATTGTGATTTAATTAAAACCTGGGTCTGTTTGGGATTTGTTTGCTCTTGTGAATCATGTGCTGTTGTCTGTCATATGATGCATCATGCTTCAGTGCCACCAGGTCAAGTGACATTATATTTGACCTACTGTACGTGGAAGCATTGGCTGAGACCAAGCCTAATAGTCCCCCTGCAGAGGAGTGGGCTAGTCGTAGATTACTAGCTCGTGATGAGGATGATCTTTTACTACACAGATGGCTGACTTTACTTAAGCTTGTGCTTCTCCTTGTCATGTTTGGAACAGAATCCACTTGTCAAGTGTAATTAATCTATTCTGTGTTGTGAAGGGGTTGAAGGGTTATGGGACACTGTGCTAACAGAAACTAATTTCTTACTGTTGCTTGTTGTGTTATGAGGTgatgtctttttatttttgttttaaagtggATATGTATATGTTCTAGCAGTAGCCAACACAGCTACTACATTTGCATAGGTAGCTGGGTACAACCCAGAGCACACCTTGGATTAATTTTTTGCAACCCATTTCAGCTGTTTCAGAGATAGTTACACTCATTTGTCAAAGTACTGTTTAACCttatgtttataaacattttcacaaaagagcccttaaagttttgtaaatagggTTACAatgaacagctatggccaaaggtttttaagattgagacacaatttaaaaaaaaaaatgattacaatcttttatttaacaacatgtaattaaagaaactacaaaatgatatcgcaaaagtctacctgaagccataatagtagtacagtattccatTTTAGCTTTGaacttttttaaatttgtgtcagtttttcgttaagtatagtacaaagcggtatgtaattcaatatgttatcgtaacattattcagcaggtttctttcgaCTTTacgaagctaaattagttaattttgaAGGGTGGCGCAAAtatttggccataactgtagttATAGCACAGCTAAACGGCATACAACTGGCTGCGGTTAATCACAGTTCAAGATAAAACTATGTCAAGTAAGGTTTTGGCTTTGGATGAAAAGTTGTTGGTTTTCCTTGaatctaatcacttcctgtgttgtagttcaaatTCACTACATCTAATTAGCTACAGCAATGTTATTACTGGACCCCTTCTGTTGGACATGTTGTTTGCAGATGCACATACCTACACGAAAAGTTGAGACTGCTTCCTAGTACCCAAGAGCCCAATAACCTAATCAAACTCACTCTAATGAACTGTAATATGTTTTGAGGGAATAAGCAGCAAGTGTGGATGGGGTTTTATTTCCTTAACTTGTGGCCATCTGTTTTTCCTTACAGTGAAATGGTTCAGATAGTTTTGCTTTGCTTTCCACTATCCttaaatgtattttacctttttcttttttactataTTGATGTTATTTAACATGTTTGTCTTTGCCCTATCATGCTTTTACGCAGCATTGGCTATACTGTGTTTCACCACAGTAAACTTTAATAAGTGCATTCAATTACAAATGTTTCAATTAAGTGTTTCTTAATGTCTTCAGTATAGATCTGTAAATGTTGAACATTGAATACATAAAGAAATACTTGttgaaaacgtttgtcattgaattaaagtttctttaagtatttcaAAAATGTACCACTAGTGACTGCTTTAAGGGTAGGATTGAATTGATCACCCAACCATGTCTTTTTCTCTAGAGTGCCCATATCACAGACCGCTGGGCTTTGAATCTGGAGCTGTCACCCCAGACCAGATCAGCTGCGCCAGTGAGGAGCAGTACACCGGGTGGTATTCCTCCTGGACCTCCAACAAGGCGAGACTCAACGGACAGGGCTTCGGGtgagtcaatcaatcaatctttattttatatagcgcctttcatggtggaccaccatcacaaagtgctttacaagacagtgaggaacaatgcatatacattaaatacagtgaaatacagggcatagtacattaaatacaaacagtaaaaaaataatgcaaatacattaaataaagtcatattacattaaatacaaggctaagatgtgaattctaaacattgtggatgcgtgtgtcatacggaatcatatgaataagatggagtgaaaaacctgaaatagcaatttagacaacagctaatagcagatatcaggcttaaagagcattgaaagcaagagagaacaagtgggtcttgagagttgatttgaagtgagCAACTGTGGGAGCTACATGCACTAAAGACACcgcaagtgactgggtttgcgtcagaactgcttccatcatagtaaacagactgcatgcgtccagataggtaagaggacagccagaagagacaggttccagagatcccagcatacttctgaaggcggtcaagaagaatgctgtgatctatggtatcaaaagcagcagttaggtcaaggaggacaaggacagagggagcagcagcatcagcattgagcaggagatccttcataatccggagcagagcagtttcagtactgtgatgcggccagaagccagactgcagagattcaagcagattgttagctgtgagatgtttcatcagatgactggctacagccctttcaatagttttggagagaaaaggaagattggatatgggacggATGTTAGATAAGACAGCCATGTCAAGGGAGGGTTTTCGAGCACTGGCATTACtcgggcagtcttgagggcagcagaAACCAGGCCTGAAACCTGGGATAGGTTGAGAgagtgcataatggaaggagcaaggagaagcacagagacggacgagATATGTTGGCCAGAGGTCCAAGGGGCACGTGGCAGGATTGATTTCAACAgtaggctggagacatcagtaatggagagaggagagaagaaaaaggtggtcaagtactatactgggtttgtggcaggagagcgtagaataaatgtcgattttgttccgaaagaaaaaggagaaatcatgacaggtaagagaggaggatgaatgggagcTGGATTtatcaatggttttgaagagaatatttggtttaccaTGTCCCATGGGTATGATTTCagagtacttcaccctggcagcggtgagcgcacgcctgtagctaccgagatggtcggtccagatctctctgtgaaccgttagtccagacgacctccacttgcgctcaagcttgcggcaggcagacttaagcagttgAAGTTCGAGGGTATACCATGGACAGTCGTGATGTTTCTTCACTATTTTGGTTATAAGTGGGGCAACTGTGTCTctgatctgagtaagggtggctTTGTAGAGAGACACCGCAGCATCGACCGAAGATGGGAGAGTACCAgtcagaggggaagaagagacacattctgagagtaTTATAGGATTTAGCAGATCTTTGGGACGGAAGAAAATAACACTATCAGTAGTAGCTGAATGTGcaggaagattaatattggcagtgattaagaaatggtcagagagagagagagagagagagagagagagagagagagagagagagagagagagagagagagagagagagagagagagagagagagagagagagagagagagagagatccaagactgagagattggagatatcaagacccctggtgatgagcagatccagggtgtgtccacggGTGTGAGTGGGAACGGTGACAGTCCAGGAGCTTGACAAAGTCGGTCACTAGAGGGGAAGAAGGCACATCGACATCTGCCGGCATTACGTTTCCGAACCACATTCTGCAATTCACAAATTATGTCACGCCTTTGTGTGGAGTGGTGTGCAGAATGTCACCATGAAGCAGTGGTTTGAGTACAACACAGATTTTGGAAAACCACCCCTTATGGAACAAATatctatttttaatatatagtagaaaagtatgatccttatgcttctcatatatagaaattggccccctttttatatatttaaaatatatgggatatattcaaaatatattttagtcatatattcatatatttattttatatggattacagactaatgaaaatataaggtgcaccatatattttcaacatataaaataaatatatggattacagacgaatatattttttaatatatcccatatattttaaatatatataaaaaatgggccatttctatatatgaaaaatataaggatcatacttttctaccatatattaaaatgatatgtTTTTCCATAATTGACATTCCATATTTCCATCATGTTAAATTCTGCAGTTTACAAAATGTGGTCCAGAATCTCTCTTCTACCAAATTGTAggtatatttttctgtgtgttgcAAGACTTTGATATTATCGATATTAATATACCATTTTCATATTGTTGCCCAACCCTAAGGTAAATTATATATTTTGATCAATGACACATAATTCTACAGCAATGATCCATTTTACAAGCACCCCTTGGTCCCAAGTAGTTGTATAGTAGTTTAGTTTTCCTTGACCTGCATTTTAATCaactgtctgttttttgtttattgttttttcttaACATTAATTCGGGATATACAGATTTTCTCAAGCACAATCTAATTAAACATAACAAAAAGGgtccagtgataatgttgctagtgcgcATCATATCTTAACACAAGTTATGTTCAGACTAAATTGTAACGGCATACTGTAAGGAAAGCAAGTTTAACAGCAATCATTAATAGGTGACAGCAAAACCAGCCTGCAAAGATAACAAAGTTGAATTCTCATTCACAGCCTCTTGAGATGAAACTGCTATTTTCTTCCAAACTCACTAGATGGCGATGCAGGTTAATTTTCCTACATTTAAAGATGCAAAACGGGAATTCATGTTCTTAATTTCATGTGATAACTGGGTACACATTATTTGTGTAATATCTGATAAtataatgttttgaaaatgtatggaTATTTAGTAATTCTAATCAAAATAACTTTCTAAGGACTGGAACGTTCACCTAACTTTACCACAACCTACAACTAACGTTCCAAAAACGTCTGGAAAACTTTCCTGAAAAACGTTGTGGGAATGTTCTTTCCTAACGTTCCtgtaacttaaaacaaatgttcttGGAACGTTCTGGGAACTTACAATTGTTTAGCTGGGGAGCtgatgaagtgtgtgtgtgtgtggtatgaGAAACAGACCAAGAACGGTTTGGTTAATGTAATGTGAAATAAAGATGCAAACACAGCAGTCATCTCAGGCTAGTAGAACAATGGTCTTGCGTAATAATCAGCCAATGATTATTCTGCCATCgggaaatgtctttgtatcagacgGAAATGTCACATGATTATTACATCTTACACACAGGGTTGGTTATAAAGATGCAAAGAAAGTAATAATTTCTGGACTATATAGCAGACGCTGACATTGACGTGATTCAGCCATCacgaaatgtctttgtatcaaaATGATACCAGATCCACACACATGATTTTAGCTGGAGACCCTTCATATCAGAATGAGTTGTAGTTTGTGGTGTATGTTCCAGGTGCGCTTGGCTGTCCAAGTTCCAGGACAGTAACCAGTGGCTGCAGATTGACCTGAAGGAGGTGAAGGTGATATCAGGCATTATCAGCCAGGGTCGCTGCGATGCCGACGAGTGGATAACCAAGTACAGCGTCCAGTACCGCACTGACGAGAACCTCAACTGGGTCTATTACAAAGATCAGACTGGAAACAACAGGGTGAGTGATGGGACCTGgaaacactctcacacacacacacacacacacagagacaggttcTACCCGTGATGCATTGCCATTCACTTCAAGGACATCAAGTATTCCTAGATGAAAAGACACACCCACGTGTTTAGCAGCTTGTGCCTTCACTTGATCCCCTGACGCATGAAGTGATGGTGAAGAAGCCTTTCTCTTTTACTGTCATTGCTGAGGAAATATTGATTCCTATCCAATGCACATTTACCAgaatgtttgcattttttatgttataaaatattggaccaacatacacacaaaagcAAGGATTTACTAAATGATTTCATTCTATTTAtagatgtatttaattaataagtTGTAATACAGTGCTTCCTTTATACCAAGGAACAGTTTGTAAGACAAGAACTATGATTTCCTACTGCAGCATTAAAGAATGGGAGGGCTGTACATCTATAAAAGTTATACAGGATGTTAACTGATAGTTTTAGCCCTGTTTGGTTTCAATAGGTGTTCTATGGGAACTCTGACAGGACTTCTTCAGTACAGAACCTCCTTCGCCCCCCTATCGTCTCCCGGTACATCAGGTTGCTGCCGCTAGGCTGGCACACACGCATCGCAGTGAGAATGGAGCTGCTGGAGTGTATGAACAAGTGCGTCTGAGCCTGAACCGCAGGCCTGGAGTACACCTGTGTGAgttcacacaaaaacaaacaaaagcatccTAATGAtctaaaaaaacaagttttataCTCGAACACTTCAAACAAGTCCATGCTTACTTACTCTACAGGTCTAAATATGTTATTTTCaagaccaaaaaaaataaaataaaaaatacaattacagtttTGTCTTATGTT from the Acipenser ruthenus chromosome 9, fAciRut3.2 maternal haplotype, whole genome shotgun sequence genome contains:
- the LOC117405131 gene encoding retinoschisin-like, whose protein sequence is MKIKVETLLLPLLFLCQALLNAYAQEQDEVLEQWKGKACKCDCQGEPNSIWSSRTTMMECMPECPYHRPLGFESGAVTPDQISCASEEQYTGWYSSWTSNKARLNGQGFGCAWLSKFQDSNQWLQIDLKEVKVISGIISQGRCDADEWITKYSVQYRTDENLNWVYYKDQTGNNRVFYGNSDRTSSVQNLLRPPIVSRYIRLLPLGWHTRIAVRMELLECMNKCV